Proteins from one Pyrobaculum neutrophilum V24Sta genomic window:
- a CDS encoding M16 family metallopeptidase, which translates to MLLDNGVRLVLDRFAAPTAAVVVGVGVGSLFEERGRRGITHLLEHMLFRVPGFDVDEAVESLGGSNNAYTERDVLLLVLEGVSESAAGLVELAFRLYANERFDEADLERERDVVLSELRQVREDPSDWVGELGVRALFGDSDWGDPVGGTPEAVESISLGDLLEFKRRWFTPGNTFVVLSGGFGEEAVAKAVELFGGLEGEAPPRPRPTAGSGPGRIVERREVDGVYYARAVRVAVGDPAAAFAALHGAAFHLESGTKSVLFNLLRTPGIAYSYYVDYDVVGDVAYLEVVVESARSLEEARRAVSEALKPRSPPPYRLRYFDYVWRVAWRSPANRAVSIGEYVAKGGRPEDAEAAFRRAAEGGTLWVTPLAEAEAVVGPEELI; encoded by the coding sequence GTGTTGCTGGATAACGGGGTGAGGCTTGTGTTGGATAGGTTTGCCGCGCCTACGGCGGCTGTGGTGGTGGGGGTCGGCGTTGGGTCGCTGTTTGAGGAGAGGGGGCGGAGGGGGATTACCCACCTGCTGGAGCATATGCTGTTCCGGGTGCCTGGGTTCGACGTGGATGAGGCTGTGGAGTCGCTGGGGGGGTCCAACAACGCCTATACGGAGCGGGATGTCCTCCTCCTGGTTTTGGAGGGGGTTTCCGAGTCGGCGGCTGGGCTGGTGGAGCTGGCCTTCCGGCTGTACGCCAACGAGCGGTTTGATGAGGCGGATCTGGAGCGGGAGAGGGACGTGGTGCTTTCTGAGCTTAGGCAGGTTAGGGAGGACCCCTCGGACTGGGTTGGGGAGCTGGGGGTTAGGGCCCTCTTCGGCGACTCTGACTGGGGGGACCCGGTGGGGGGCACGCCGGAGGCTGTGGAGTCCATCTCCCTGGGGGACCTCCTGGAGTTTAAGCGGAGGTGGTTCACGCCGGGGAACACCTTCGTGGTGCTGTCGGGGGGGTTTGGGGAGGAGGCCGTCGCGAAGGCGGTGGAGCTCTTTGGGGGGCTTGAGGGGGAGGCCCCGCCTAGGCCGAGGCCCACGGCGGGGTCGGGCCCGGGGAGGATCGTGGAGAGGCGGGAGGTCGACGGGGTGTACTACGCCAGGGCTGTGAGGGTGGCGGTTGGGGACCCCGCGGCGGCTTTCGCCGCGCTTCACGGGGCGGCTTTCCACCTGGAGTCTGGGACCAAGTCGGTCCTCTTTAACCTCCTGAGGACGCCGGGCATCGCCTACTCCTACTACGTGGACTACGACGTGGTGGGGGACGTGGCTTATCTCGAGGTGGTGGTGGAGTCGGCGAGGTCTCTGGAGGAGGCGAGGAGGGCCGTGTCGGAGGCTTTGAAGCCCAGGTCTCCTCCCCCCTACAGGCTTAGGTACTTCGACTACGTCTGGAGGGTGGCGTGGAGGAGCCCGGCGAATAGGGCCGTCTCCATCGGGGAGTACGTGGCGAAGGGGGGGAGGCCGGAGGATGCCGAGGCCGCGTTTAGGAGGGCGGCGGAGGGGGGCACCCTGTGGGTTACGCCGCTGGCTGAGGCCGAGGCGGTGGTGGGGCCCGAAGAGCTTATATAG
- a CDS encoding thiamine ABC transporter substrate-binding protein, with amino-acid sequence MSIRGLLAAVVVVAAVLAALMAWQSLQQQMERKLVIVGPAGIGDLGRELARRFSERYGVNATFVALGGAVEMVNELVRNRDNPPWDVAIGVPEFYYTVLVEKGVLYCPGFKVEGVPAEEYWDPHGCVYPLDKSYIGIVYNESALAARGLKPPQTLDDLLKPEYRGLITYPNPVQSGTGLAVLSWVMSVKGEEEGWRYLKQLSSQISKIGYPSGFTPLRSALKRGDVLIALSWYSHAIDPGTPSMKAATYSAFLYKEGVAVLKNARNRDLALEFVKFALSKEGQDLVDPYNYMLPVRPDAVVKNNLGLPRPQSVVVYNPALGSKADEWRLRWQREIASG; translated from the coding sequence ATGTCCATTAGGGGTTTATTGGCGGCTGTGGTGGTCGTCGCCGCCGTGTTGGCGGCCCTCATGGCGTGGCAGTCCCTCCAGCAGCAGATGGAGAGGAAGCTCGTGATCGTGGGGCCGGCCGGCATCGGCGACTTGGGCAGGGAGCTGGCCAGGAGGTTCAGCGAGAGGTATGGGGTAAACGCCACCTTTGTGGCGCTTGGGGGGGCGGTGGAGATGGTGAACGAGCTGGTGAGAAACAGGGACAACCCGCCGTGGGACGTGGCCATCGGGGTGCCCGAGTTCTACTACACCGTTCTGGTGGAGAAGGGCGTGCTCTACTGCCCCGGCTTCAAGGTGGAGGGGGTGCCGGCCGAGGAGTACTGGGATCCCCACGGCTGCGTCTACCCGCTTGACAAGTCCTACATCGGGATCGTCTACAACGAGTCGGCCCTCGCCGCGCGGGGCCTCAAGCCGCCTCAGACCCTCGACGATCTTCTGAAGCCGGAGTACAGGGGGCTTATCACATATCCCAACCCGGTCCAGTCGGGCACCGGCCTCGCCGTGCTCTCCTGGGTCATGTCTGTGAAGGGGGAGGAGGAGGGCTGGCGCTACCTCAAGCAGCTGTCCAGCCAGATCTCCAAGATCGGCTACCCGTCCGGCTTCACGCCGTTGAGAAGCGCGTTGAAGAGGGGGGATGTTTTGATCGCCCTCTCGTGGTACAGCCACGCCATCGACCCCGGGACCCCCAGCATGAAGGCCGCGACGTACAGCGCCTTCCTATACAAGGAGGGGGTGGCCGTGTTGAAAAACGCCAGGAACAGGGACCTGGCCCTGGAGTTCGTCAAATTCGCGCTGAGTAAGGAGGGGCAGGACCTGGTCGACCCCTACAACTACATGCTCCCGGTTAGGCCAGACGCCGTGGTTAAAAACAACCTGGGCCTCCCGAGGCCGCAGTCCGTCGTCGTCTACAACCCGGCGCTGGGGTCCAAAGCCGACGAGTGGAGGCTGAGGTGGCAGAGGGAGATCGCGTCTGGGTGA
- a CDS encoding elongation factor EF-2 produces the protein MSSAVRVVEKQLDEILAIARNPAQIRNAGTLAHVDHGKTTTSDSLLMGAGLLSPKVAGKALAMDYVPIEQLRQMTVKAANISLYFEYGGKPYLINFVDTPGHVDFTGHVTRSLRVMDGGLVVVDAVEGVMTQTETVVRQALEEYVRPVLFINKIDRLIKELRLSPQEIQQRILTIVKDFNALIDMFAPPEFKDKWKVDPGKGQMAMGSALHKWGITIPMAQKAGIKFSNIVDAYEKGYVDQLAQEFPLYKTLLTMIIEHVPPPNVAQKYRIPRLWRGDLNSEIGKALLEADPNGPTVIAVSKVNKDPHAGLIATGRVFSGTIREGDEIYIIGRKMKKKVLQTYIYMGPSRIIVPYMPAGNIVALMGVDEARAGDTLVDPRLSEIPPFEKMRYISEPVVTVAIEPKNPAELARLVEALKDLVIEDPTLDLKIDQETGQILLSGVGTLHLEIATWLLKERTKTEFTVSPPLIRFRETVRERSQVWEGKSPNKHNRLYFYVEPLDETTIELIATREITEDQDPRERAKILREKAGWDADEARGIWAIDDRFFNLIVDRTSGIQYLREIRDYIVQGFRWATEAGPLAQEPMRGLKVVLTDAVVHEDPAHRGPAQIMPATKNAIFAAVLSARPTILEPLMKLDIKVAPDYIGAVTSVLNKHRGKILDMTQQEYMAYLRAELPVLESFTISDELRAAAAGKIFWSMQFSRWAPMPESILADMVKQLRKKKGLKEEIPKPTDFVEAF, from the coding sequence ATGTCTTCAGCGGTGAGGGTAGTGGAAAAGCAGCTGGACGAGATTTTGGCGATAGCTAGAAACCCCGCCCAGATTAGAAACGCCGGCACTCTAGCCCACGTGGACCACGGGAAGACCACCACGTCGGACTCTCTGCTGATGGGCGCCGGCCTCCTATCGCCGAAGGTGGCGGGGAAGGCCCTCGCCATGGACTACGTCCCCATCGAGCAGCTGAGGCAGATGACGGTCAAGGCGGCGAACATATCGCTTTATTTCGAGTACGGGGGGAAGCCCTATCTGATCAACTTCGTAGATACGCCGGGCCACGTGGACTTCACAGGCCACGTCACCAGATCGCTGAGGGTTATGGACGGCGGTTTGGTGGTGGTGGACGCGGTAGAGGGGGTGATGACGCAGACCGAGACGGTGGTGAGGCAGGCGCTGGAGGAGTACGTTAGGCCTGTCCTCTTCATAAACAAGATAGACCGCTTGATCAAGGAGCTTAGGCTTTCGCCTCAGGAGATCCAGCAGCGGATCTTGACCATAGTGAAGGACTTCAACGCCTTGATAGACATGTTCGCCCCGCCGGAGTTTAAGGACAAGTGGAAGGTGGACCCGGGCAAGGGCCAGATGGCCATGGGCTCCGCCCTGCACAAGTGGGGCATCACCATCCCCATGGCGCAGAAGGCCGGCATAAAGTTCAGCAACATCGTGGACGCCTACGAGAAGGGGTACGTGGACCAGCTGGCGCAGGAGTTCCCGCTCTACAAGACCCTCCTCACCATGATCATCGAGCACGTCCCGCCGCCTAACGTGGCGCAGAAGTACAGAATCCCGAGGCTCTGGAGGGGCGACCTCAACAGCGAGATTGGGAAAGCCCTCCTGGAGGCCGACCCCAACGGCCCGACGGTGATCGCCGTGAGCAAGGTCAACAAGGACCCGCACGCCGGGTTGATAGCCACAGGCCGCGTCTTCTCCGGCACCATCAGGGAGGGCGACGAGATATACATCATCGGGAGGAAGATGAAGAAGAAGGTCCTCCAGACCTACATCTACATGGGCCCGTCGAGGATCATAGTGCCATACATGCCCGCCGGCAACATCGTTGCCCTCATGGGCGTAGACGAGGCGAGAGCCGGCGACACCCTCGTCGACCCCAGGCTGTCGGAGATCCCGCCGTTTGAGAAGATGAGGTACATCTCGGAGCCGGTGGTGACGGTGGCGATCGAGCCGAAGAACCCTGCGGAGCTGGCCAGGCTCGTGGAGGCCCTTAAGGACCTGGTCATAGAGGACCCGACCCTGGACCTCAAGATCGACCAGGAGACGGGGCAGATACTGCTGTCGGGCGTCGGCACGTTGCATCTGGAGATCGCCACCTGGTTGCTGAAGGAGAGGACCAAGACTGAGTTCACGGTGTCTCCGCCGTTGATACGCTTCAGGGAGACCGTCAGGGAGAGGTCGCAGGTGTGGGAGGGCAAGTCGCCGAATAAGCACAACCGCCTCTACTTCTACGTGGAGCCGCTTGACGAGACCACCATAGAGCTCATAGCCACCAGGGAGATCACCGAGGATCAGGACCCGAGGGAGAGGGCTAAGATCCTCAGGGAGAAGGCCGGCTGGGACGCCGACGAGGCCAGGGGCATCTGGGCCATAGACGACAGGTTCTTCAACCTCATCGTGGACAGGACCTCGGGCATCCAGTACCTGAGGGAGATCCGCGACTACATAGTGCAGGGCTTTAGGTGGGCCACGGAGGCCGGCCCTCTGGCGCAGGAGCCCATGAGGGGGCTCAAGGTGGTGTTGACAGACGCCGTTGTCCACGAGGACCCAGCCCACCGCGGGCCCGCCCAGATCATGCCTGCTACGAAGAACGCCATCTTCGCCGCGGTGTTGTCGGCGAGGCCCACCATACTGGAGCCTCTTATGAAGCTGGACATAAAGGTAGCGCCGGACTACATCGGCGCCGTGACCTCCGTCCTCAACAAACACAGGGGCAAGATACTGGATATGACTCAGCAGGAGTACATGGCCTACCTCAGGGCCGAGCTTCCCGTCCTGGAGTCCTTCACGATCAGCGACGAGCTGAGGGCGGCGGCCGCCGGCAAGATCTTCTGGTCTATGCAGTTCTCCAGGTGGGCGCCTATGCCTGAGTCGATCCTAGCCGACATGGTGAAGCAGCTGAGGAAGAAGAAGGGGCTGAAGGAGGAGATACCCAAGCCGACGGACTTCGTGGAGGCCTTCTAG
- a CDS encoding iron chelate uptake ABC transporter family permease subunit, giving the protein MRRLLLLAAPLLFSAELLIGPAGLDWGIVDAVRLPRALGAAVSGALLGMSGLLLQTSLRNPLADPYLLGVSGSAMLTALGSYLLWRLWGLPYLGYFLGAVAGAALAVAGLTALARRASLYVVLMAGVLAAFLTGAALQLALLLLPPEELGYIYLGLQGSYGAYPPGALGWAVAGAAALLLAAVYLNSRHISALVHGEEAAAGLGVDVRRASALAVAAASAGAGLAVASVGPVGFVGLLAPHMARWAAGSHRVDRVLFDAAAMGAVLSLGADLAMRLLLPRDVPANVVLSIVGAPAAALLMWRYVRRV; this is encoded by the coding sequence GTGAGGCGGCTCCTCCTCCTGGCGGCCCCCCTCCTTTTTTCCGCCGAGCTCCTCATCGGCCCCGCGGGCCTAGACTGGGGGATAGTGGACGCGGTTAGGCTCCCCAGAGCCCTCGGCGCAGCCGTCTCCGGCGCCCTCCTGGGGATGTCGGGGCTTCTGCTGCAGACATCCCTGAGGAACCCGCTGGCGGACCCCTACCTCCTGGGGGTGAGCGGCTCCGCCATGTTGACCGCCCTCGGCTCGTACCTCCTCTGGCGCCTGTGGGGCCTCCCCTACCTGGGCTACTTCCTGGGGGCCGTGGCGGGGGCCGCTCTGGCGGTGGCCGGGCTCACCGCCCTCGCCAGGCGGGCGTCTCTCTACGTGGTGCTGATGGCGGGTGTCCTCGCCGCCTTCCTCACCGGGGCGGCCCTCCAGCTGGCCCTCCTCCTGCTCCCGCCGGAGGAGCTGGGCTACATATACCTCGGCCTGCAGGGGAGCTACGGGGCCTACCCCCCCGGCGCCCTGGGGTGGGCCGTGGCTGGGGCGGCCGCCCTCCTCCTGGCGGCGGTGTATCTAAACTCGCGGCACATCTCGGCGCTTGTCCACGGGGAGGAGGCGGCCGCCGGCCTGGGGGTAGACGTGAGGAGGGCGTCGGCGCTGGCGGTGGCGGCGGCTTCGGCGGGGGCGGGGCTGGCCGTGGCGTCGGTGGGGCCTGTGGGGTTCGTGGGCCTTCTAGCGCCTCACATGGCCCGGTGGGCGGCGGGTAGCCACAGGGTGGACAGGGTCCTCTTCGACGCGGCGGCTATGGGGGCCGTCCTCTCGCTGGGGGCGGACCTCGCCATGAGGTTGCTCCTGCCGAGGGACGTGCCGGCTAACGTGGTGCTGTCTATCGTGGGGGCGCCGGCGGCGGCCCTCCTCATGTGGAGGTATGTACGTAGAGTTTGA
- a CDS encoding ABC transporter ATP-binding protein has product MYVEFDVEKRLGGFLLRASGRLEPGVTCVVGPNGSGKTTLLKILAGLLKPDGGWVKYVGVSSRVYVGDLHVPPDAPAGEVVLSGRSRFSPRPVERGDVEAARRYMEALGVLGLAGRRWSTLSGGERQRFVIAAALASEADLLLLDEPLSNLHGDWRGRAMRVLGEYSSGRIVVVTTHHLDVLGCCRWVYALREGSVAWRGEASGYRPEVEEACRGTKN; this is encoded by the coding sequence ATGTACGTAGAGTTTGACGTGGAGAAGAGGCTCGGCGGCTTTCTGCTGAGGGCTTCCGGCAGGCTGGAGCCGGGGGTCACCTGCGTGGTGGGGCCCAACGGCTCGGGGAAGACCACCCTCCTCAAGATCCTGGCGGGCCTCCTCAAGCCCGACGGGGGGTGGGTTAAATACGTGGGGGTGTCCTCTAGGGTGTACGTGGGGGATCTCCACGTGCCTCCGGACGCGCCGGCGGGGGAGGTGGTGCTGTCGGGGAGGTCTAGGTTCTCCCCCCGGCCGGTGGAGCGGGGGGACGTGGAGGCGGCCCGGCGGTACATGGAGGCGCTGGGGGTGCTGGGGCTGGCGGGGCGTAGGTGGTCTACCCTCAGCGGGGGGGAGAGGCAGCGCTTCGTCATCGCCGCGGCGCTGGCCTCGGAGGCGGACCTCCTCCTCCTGGACGAGCCTCTCTCCAACCTACACGGGGACTGGAGGGGGAGGGCCATGCGGGTTTTGGGGGAGTACTCCTCGGGGCGGATCGTGGTGGTTACGACCCACCACCTGGACGTGTTGGGCTGCTGCCGGTGGGTTTACGCGCTGAGGGAGGGGTCCGTGGCGTGGCGGGGGGAGGCGTCGGGGTATAGGCCGGAGGTGGAGGAGGCGTGCCGGGGAACAAAAAATTAA
- a CDS encoding ABC transporter substrate-binding protein yields the protein MQSRLAYLLAAVALAVAAAAFVQTYYAVQAVNDKLAQLQSRVEAVGAEVSRGLAGVEAKLSSINSTAAAAYREAKLLREISGRPSGFVPVRYARLFSIQYEGDVYILRDALGRRILLLPRGMSQDLANYYRAKYRPDAVVYYPVKRAVYMSSTEVAMAYRLYKEAGRADVLRSIVGIMWGREYRWYLPEVEAMLNNGTIADVGPAYSPDFEKIASLKPDVVFVFYYPGPYGTESVVKKLDQLGIPYAVVNEFQEQTALGRAEWIKFIAAFYNATDDAVKIFDRVEARWSSLASLVADLDRPRVAWFTIFGGVLYPAGAGVRDLIRTAGGRYAYANYSRVDLEVVLKHKNDVDVLIWSSYGVSSVRDLLKVEPRLAELRPVVLGRVYAYSPAFYQLANAYPERLLEELVWIIHPEVAPPGNFTLFVHLQ from the coding sequence ATGCAGTCCAGGCTCGCCTACCTGCTCGCCGCGGTGGCGCTGGCCGTCGCCGCGGCGGCTTTTGTACAGACGTACTACGCGGTGCAGGCGGTGAACGACAAGCTGGCGCAGCTCCAGTCTAGGGTGGAGGCGGTTGGGGCGGAGGTGTCGAGGGGCCTCGCGGGGGTGGAGGCCAAGCTGTCGTCTATAAACTCGACGGCGGCAGCCGCCTACAGGGAGGCCAAGCTGCTGAGGGAGATATCGGGGAGGCCCTCCGGCTTCGTGCCGGTGAGGTACGCCAGGCTCTTCTCCATACAGTACGAGGGCGACGTCTATATCCTGAGGGACGCCCTTGGGCGGAGGATACTCCTCCTGCCGCGGGGCATGTCGCAGGACCTCGCCAACTACTACAGGGCGAAGTACAGGCCGGACGCTGTTGTGTACTACCCCGTCAAGAGGGCGGTCTACATGTCCTCCACCGAGGTGGCCATGGCCTACAGGCTGTATAAAGAGGCGGGCAGGGCGGACGTCCTTAGGTCGATCGTGGGGATAATGTGGGGGAGGGAGTACCGGTGGTACCTCCCGGAGGTGGAGGCGATGCTTAACAACGGCACCATAGCCGACGTGGGGCCGGCCTACTCGCCGGACTTCGAGAAGATCGCCTCGCTGAAGCCCGACGTGGTGTTTGTCTTCTACTACCCCGGCCCATACGGCACCGAGTCCGTGGTGAAGAAGCTGGACCAGCTGGGGATCCCCTACGCCGTGGTTAACGAGTTCCAGGAGCAGACGGCCCTTGGGAGAGCCGAGTGGATTAAGTTCATAGCCGCCTTCTACAACGCCACGGACGACGCCGTCAAGATCTTCGACAGGGTGGAGGCGAGGTGGAGCTCCCTGGCATCCCTCGTGGCCGACCTAGACAGGCCCAGGGTGGCGTGGTTCACCATATTCGGCGGCGTTTTGTACCCCGCGGGGGCTGGCGTGAGGGACCTCATCAGGACAGCCGGCGGGAGGTACGCCTACGCCAACTACAGCAGGGTGGACCTCGAGGTGGTGCTGAAGCACAAAAACGACGTAGACGTCTTGATCTGGTCAAGCTACGGCGTATCCAGCGTGAGGGATCTGCTCAAGGTGGAGCCGAGGCTGGCGGAGCTGAGGCCGGTGGTGCTTGGGAGGGTCTACGCCTACAGCCCCGCCTTCTACCAGCTTGCCAACGCCTACCCCGAGCGGCTGCTGGAGGAGCTGGTGTGGATCATACACCCCGAGGTGGCGCCGCCCGGCAACTTCACCCTCTTTGTGCATCTGCAGTGA
- a CDS encoding iron ABC transporter permease, translating to MEAEVAEGDRVWVKPHGLPALFFLALFTTPYAALFAKLGFSPQLDPYSLWVLLFTAGQAAASALLSTALGLALLPAYVRAPWLKPVALVPFFAPALSTVDALARLHGDFMYGPWGIVLAHGVYYGPYSALLLESNLRSIPSDLLDALALYTRRRATAARVLLAELKPSLLYSLYTTYVFSFLSFTTPLLLGGRYPTVELLVYLYATSFASTALAAPLVLVSLAASAALAAPFFKIPPPPPAGPAPSTPRVGPAATAASAAVALYFAVVAAYIFAPLASPRAVGDLARPLANSLQVALVSSGAALAMGLLLLVGDAAASKAPAVAYAASLSLSRSVFALGFFYLAQPLYGTLIALAAAHALVLTPLVYSLLKPSWDKIRSDVREACVLYLGPTRCVVRAAAEALGPSIVQAWLLAFAASLSETTLAYILTAGGEPTIAAAAARLLTSRAPELIEAGHFYSAVLAAAVMAAVAASRLIRPRPYSF from the coding sequence GTGGAGGCTGAGGTGGCAGAGGGAGATCGCGTCTGGGTGAAGCCGCACGGGCTTCCAGCCCTCTTTTTCCTAGCCCTGTTCACAACGCCGTATGCGGCGCTGTTTGCGAAGCTCGGCTTCTCCCCCCAGCTGGACCCCTACTCCCTGTGGGTTCTCCTCTTCACGGCGGGGCAGGCGGCCGCCTCGGCCCTCCTCTCGACGGCGCTTGGGCTAGCCCTCCTGCCGGCCTACGTCAGAGCGCCTTGGCTGAAGCCGGTGGCGCTGGTGCCCTTCTTCGCGCCGGCGCTCTCGACGGTGGACGCGCTGGCGCGCCTCCACGGCGATTTCATGTACGGGCCCTGGGGGATAGTGCTCGCCCACGGCGTCTACTACGGCCCCTACTCAGCCCTCCTCCTGGAGTCCAACCTCAGGTCGATCCCGTCCGACCTCCTGGACGCGCTGGCCCTCTACACCCGCCGCCGCGCCACAGCCGCCAGGGTTCTCCTCGCCGAGCTCAAGCCCTCCCTACTCTACTCCCTCTACACCACCTACGTCTTCAGCTTCCTCAGCTTCACCACGCCTCTTCTACTCGGCGGCCGCTACCCGACGGTGGAGCTCTTGGTCTACCTCTACGCCACCTCCTTCGCCTCCACAGCCCTGGCGGCTCCCCTCGTCCTCGTCTCCCTCGCCGCCTCGGCCGCTCTGGCGGCCCCCTTCTTCAAGATCCCGCCGCCTCCTCCCGCCGGCCCCGCCCCCTCCACCCCCCGGGTTGGCCCCGCCGCGACCGCGGCCTCAGCCGCCGTAGCTCTATACTTCGCCGTTGTGGCGGCCTACATCTTCGCCCCGCTGGCCAGCCCCAGGGCCGTGGGGGACCTCGCCCGGCCTCTGGCCAACAGCCTTCAGGTGGCCCTCGTCTCGTCGGGGGCGGCACTGGCCATGGGGCTCCTCCTTCTCGTGGGCGACGCGGCTGCGTCGAAGGCGCCGGCTGTGGCCTACGCCGCGTCTCTATCTCTCTCGAGGAGCGTATTCGCCCTGGGCTTCTTCTACCTGGCGCAGCCGCTCTACGGGACGTTGATCGCCCTGGCCGCCGCACACGCCCTCGTCCTAACCCCCCTCGTCTACTCCCTGCTGAAGCCCTCCTGGGATAAGATCAGGTCGGACGTGAGGGAGGCCTGCGTCCTCTACCTCGGCCCCACGAGGTGCGTCGTTAGGGCGGCGGCGGAGGCTCTCGGGCCCTCCATCGTCCAGGCGTGGCTCCTCGCCTTCGCCGCGTCGCTCTCCGAGACCACCCTCGCCTACATACTCACCGCGGGCGGGGAGCCCACCATCGCCGCGGCGGCGGCCCGGCTTCTCACATCCCGGGCTCCGGAGTTGATAGAGGCCGGCCACTTCTACTCGGCCGTCTTGGCGGCGGCGGTTATGGCGGCTGTGGCCGCGTCGCGGCTGATCCGGCCCAGGCCCTACTCATTCTAG
- a CDS encoding AAA family ATPase: MYVFVRKVVVRNFKSIGELELELRPGVNLLVGANGAGKSNVLEAVRFARRALVEAASPYLPHAPDYLSPLDVIYGRDPRREVALGLGLELYGEAGGEWLSAYAEFTTYLRYRPQPYETIEPVRHVVKIGDTQAEIDRGGIAITAPKEDFDRAMKWIKENMKHIPFKLAEPKEEGGRAVVSYRWDMEAPLHLEGLRLVLWPGPRGWASEDLLACSQVAGGTLLPYPVALGRARRPRGVRVGPPLGFCLDDVLGAVRWVLGRMVFLRHVEKRVEPVPIAGGDVLDERGRNVAAVLFSYRGRFGRNPESVDRALAVLFPGVVLEVRQLYNSALLVAREGDVELPPSNIPDGLLKLVVLMLAVDLGPSLLLVDEVENSMHARLLEYVVDVFNGLDVPVLLATHSPVVVDLVDLERIYFLSRGPGGTRAEAVPDPGELRRRLGESGVAVSDYVFYGKS; the protein is encoded by the coding sequence GTGTATGTGTTTGTTAGGAAGGTCGTCGTTAGGAATTTCAAGAGTATCGGGGAGCTGGAGCTTGAGCTGAGGCCGGGGGTGAACCTCCTGGTGGGGGCGAACGGGGCTGGGAAGTCCAACGTCTTGGAGGCGGTTAGGTTCGCCAGGAGGGCTCTGGTGGAGGCGGCCTCGCCGTATCTCCCACACGCGCCGGACTACCTCTCGCCGCTTGACGTGATCTACGGCCGGGACCCGAGGCGGGAGGTGGCGCTTGGCCTGGGCCTGGAGCTCTACGGCGAGGCGGGCGGGGAGTGGCTGTCGGCCTACGCGGAGTTCACCACCTACCTCAGGTACAGGCCGCAGCCCTACGAGACGATTGAGCCCGTCCGCCACGTGGTGAAAATCGGCGACACCCAGGCGGAGATAGACAGAGGAGGCATCGCCATCACGGCCCCAAAGGAGGACTTCGACAGGGCGATGAAGTGGATCAAGGAAAATATGAAACACATACCTTTCAAACTGGCCGAGCCCAAGGAGGAGGGCGGCAGGGCAGTCGTCTCGTATAGGTGGGACATGGAGGCGCCGCTACACCTCGAGGGCCTTAGGCTCGTGCTGTGGCCGGGGCCGAGGGGGTGGGCGTCGGAGGACTTGCTGGCGTGTAGCCAAGTCGCCGGGGGGACTCTCCTGCCGTACCCGGTCGCGTTGGGGAGGGCCAGGAGGCCGAGGGGGGTCCGCGTGGGGCCGCCGCTGGGGTTCTGTCTGGATGATGTCTTGGGAGCCGTGAGGTGGGTTCTCGGGAGGATGGTCTTTCTCCGTCATGTGGAGAAGCGTGTGGAGCCTGTGCCTATCGCCGGCGGGGATGTGCTTGATGAGCGGGGGCGGAACGTGGCCGCGGTGCTGTTTAGCTACAGGGGGAGGTTTGGGAGGAACCCGGAGTCTGTCGACAGAGCTCTGGCCGTCCTCTTTCCGGGCGTCGTGTTGGAGGTTAGGCAGCTTTACAACAGCGCCCTCCTTGTCGCCAGGGAGGGGGATGTGGAGCTTCCCCCCTCCAACATCCCCGACGGCCTGCTTAAGCTGGTGGTGCTGATGCTGGCGGTGGATCTGGGGCCCTCGCTGCTCCTCGTGGACGAGGTGGAGAACAGCATGCACGCGAGGCTTCTGGAGTACGTCGTGGACGTGTTTAACGGGCTTGACGTGCCGGTTCTCCTCGCCACGCACTCCCCCGTGGTTGTGGACCTGGTGGACCTTGAGAGGATCTACTTCCTGTCTAGAGGCCCCGGGGGGACCCGGGCGGAGGCTGTTCCCGACCCGGGGGAGCTGAGGAGGCGGCTGGGGGAGTCCGGGGTTGCGGTTAGCGACTACGTCTTTTACGGGAAGAGCTAG